The nucleotide sequence GCCGAACGGATCCTGGAACACGATCTGCATGTCCCGCCGGAAGGGCCGCATCTCCTTGAAGCGCAGGCCCTGGATATCCTTGCCCAGGAACACGATGCGACCGTTCGAGGAGATCAGCCGCAAGAGCGCCAAACCCAGCGTGGTCTTGCCCGAGCCGGACTCGCCGACGACGCCGAGCGTCTCGCCTTTGCGCACGGCGACGCTGACGCCGTCGACTGCCTTGATGTGGCCGACCGTCTTGCGCATCAGGCCGCGCTTGATCGGGAACCAGACCTTGAGATCGTCGGCCGACATCACCATTGGCGCATCCGGCTGCGGCGGCGCTGGGTCGGGTCTCGGCTCGGCCGCGAGCAGATCGCGCGTATAGGGATGCTGGGGGCTCTTGAAGACCTGCTCGACCGGTCCCTGCTCGACGATCACGCCGCCCTTCATGACACAGACGGCGTCGGCGATGCGGCGCACGATGCCGAGATCGTGGGTGATGAAGAGCAGGCTCATGCCGAGCCGGGCGCGAATCTCGGCAAGCAGCGCCAGGATCTGCGCCTGAACAGTGACGTCGAGCGCCGTAGTCGGCTCGTCCGCGATCAACAGGTCCGGCTCGTTGGCGAGCGCCATCGCGATCATCACGCGCTGGCGCTGGCCGCCGGAGAGCTGGTGCGGGTAGCTCTTCAGCCGCGTTTCGGGCTCGGGGATGCCGACCTGCGTCAGCAACTCCAGCGTCCGCCGGCGCGCCTCCGCGTTACTGGTCGGATTGTGGAGCTGGATGATCTCACCGATCTGCGCCTCGATCGTGTGCAGCGGATTGAGCGAGGTCATCGGCTCCTGGAAGATGATGGAGATGTCGCTGCCGCGAACTTCCCGCATCTCTCGCTCCGACTGGTCGATCAGCTCACGTCCCTTGAAGCGGATGCTGCCTGAGGGATGCGAGGCGTTCGGATAGGGCAACAGCTTCAGGATCGAGAGCGCGCTGACCGACTTGCCGGAGCCGGACTCGCCGACCAGCGCGACGCATTCGCCGCGCTTGATCTGGAACGAGACCTTGTCGACCGCAAGCGTGGTGGCGCCGCCCTGGTGGAAGGCCACCGAGAGATCGCGCACGGCAAGCAGAGGCTGGTTGATCGCGTCCATCACGCCCTCACCTGAACGTCTTGCGCGGATCGAAGGCGTCGCGCACGGCCTCGCCGATGAAGATCAGAAGCGACAGCATGATCGCGACCGAGAAGAAGCCGGAGAAGCCGAGCCAGGGCGCCTGCACGTTGGACTTTCCCTGCGACAAGAGCTCGCCGAGCGAGGGCGAGCCGGGCGGCAGTCCGAAGCCCAGGAAGTCGAGGGCCGTCAGCGTCATGACCGAGCTCGACACGATGAATGGCAGGAACGTCATGGTCGCGACCATCGCGTTCGGCAGCAAATGCCGGAACATGATGACCTTGTTCGACACGCCGAGCGCCCGCGCCGCCTGGATGTACTCGAAATTGCGCCCGCGCAGGAATTCCGCACGCACGAGCCCGACCAGCGACACCCAGGAGAACAGCAGCAGGATGCCGAGAAGCACGAAGAAGCCGGGCACGAGCACCGACGACAGGATCAGCAGCAGATAGAGCGACGGGATCGCAGTCCATATCTCGATGAAGCGCTGGAAGAACAGGTCGGTCCAGCCGCCGAAATAGCCCTGCACCGCGCCGGCTGCGATACCAATGACGGAGGAGACGATGGTCAGGCAGAGGCCGAACAGCACCGAGATGCGGAAGCCGTAGATCAGCCGCGCCACCACGTCGCGGCCCTGATCGTCGGTGCCGAGCCAGTTGTATTCGAGATCGCGGCAGCTCTTGAGGCCCTTCTTCTCGACTACAGGCTTGCATTGCGCTTCGGTCAGCATCCAGGTCGGCGGCGACGGCGCCGGCGTCGGCAGATCGAGATTGTGGGTGTCGTAGGAGTAGCGGATCAGCGGCCAGACGATGCTGCCGCCCTTGTCCTTGATCAGCTTCTGCAAATAGGGGTCGCGATAGTCGGCGGCGGTCTCGAAGTCGCCGCCGAAGGTCGTCTCCGAATAGGTGACGATGGACGGCCAGTAGAGCCG is from Bradyrhizobium xenonodulans and encodes:
- a CDS encoding ABC transporter permease; protein product: MTLAAPTTPIEITAKSPLGDAVPITRKPFVPSPLNRRRWQNFKANRRGYWSFWIFMILFLVSLFAELIANDRPFLIKYDGRLYWPSIVTYSETTFGGDFETAADYRDPYLQKLIKDKGGSIVWPLIRYSYDTHNLDLPTPAPSPPTWMLTEAQCKPVVEKKGLKSCRDLEYNWLGTDDQGRDVVARLIYGFRISVLFGLCLTIVSSVIGIAAGAVQGYFGGWTDLFFQRFIEIWTAIPSLYLLLILSSVLVPGFFVLLGILLLFSWVSLVGLVRAEFLRGRNFEYIQAARALGVSNKVIMFRHLLPNAMVATMTFLPFIVSSSVMTLTALDFLGFGLPPGSPSLGELLSQGKSNVQAPWLGFSGFFSVAIMLSLLIFIGEAVRDAFDPRKTFR
- a CDS encoding ABC transporter ATP-binding protein, translated to MDAINQPLLAVRDLSVAFHQGGATTLAVDKVSFQIKRGECVALVGESGSGKSVSALSILKLLPYPNASHPSGSIRFKGRELIDQSEREMREVRGSDISIIFQEPMTSLNPLHTIEAQIGEIIQLHNPTSNAEARRRTLELLTQVGIPEPETRLKSYPHQLSGGQRQRVMIAMALANEPDLLIADEPTTALDVTVQAQILALLAEIRARLGMSLLFITHDLGIVRRIADAVCVMKGGVIVEQGPVEQVFKSPQHPYTRDLLAAEPRPDPAPPQPDAPMVMSADDLKVWFPIKRGLMRKTVGHIKAVDGVSVAVRKGETLGVVGESGSGKTTLGLALLRLISSNGRIVFLGKDIQGLRFKEMRPFRRDMQIVFQDPFGSLSPRMSVADIIAEGLSVHQPKLSREEREARVVKALEDVGLKPDTRYRYPHEFSGGQRQRISIARAVVLEPDFVVLDEPTSALDMLFQAQMVDLLRELQRKRDLTYMFISHDLRVVASLASHLIVMRGGKVVEEGQAAELFRNPKTDYTRALFAAAFRLETAGNGSVAT